In Leptospira bourretii, the genomic window ATTTTAGCAAGATCACAGGCCTCAAAGAAAGCATAGAGTTTTGACGCATACTCTTCGTTTGTCGACACAAGAGAGAAATGATCAAATTCCGAATGCTCTTCTCTTTTTTTGGCAACAGTTTCATTTGTCTTGGAAAAGAGATTTCCTTTCCTGATTTTTTCTGGGAAAGAAAATCCAATCCAAGCCGTCTCTTTGGGATCAAATCCAACCTCTAAACTATGGATAAATTCTTCTCTGGAAGCCAAGACCACTTGGGCTGAGGGTGCATAGTGTTTGTATTTGGTTCCCGGACTCAACGGAACATGGGAAACAGACAGGACTGGCGAAGTTTCAAAAGGACTGGGAATGATCAGGTTAGGAAGGATTGTTTTTAACTCTTCTGATTCAATGGAACCAGGTCGGAGAAGAGTTGGATGTTCTCCCACTAAACTCACCACAGTGGATTCGATTCCGAAACTAGGTTCTTCCGCAATTAAGATTCCATCCACTTTCCCCTCAAAGTATCGCACAACATCTGTTAGTTTAGTAAGAGAGGGCCTTCCAGATAAATTGGCGGAAGGAGCAGAAACAGGTCCACCCGTCTGCCGAATCCATTCCCGGATGACTGGATTTTTTGGAATTCGCACCGCAAGAGTATCCAATTCCTTAGGAAATAGGGATTTATCTTTTTTGGGAAGGATGAGAGTGAGAGGGCCTGGCGAAAATTTTTCTAATAACTTTCGACCGAGTTCCCCTAACACACAAACCTCTTCAATGAATTCAATCGAATGAAAATGGGCAATCAGGGGATTGTCTCTCGGCCTTCCTTTGATTTCGTAAACCCGAAGGCAAGCCTCTTCGCTTCGGGTTGAGGCTCCAATCCCATAAACCGTTTCTGTGGGAAAGATCACAACCTTACCCTCTTGGATGAGGTTCGCAAGCAAACTTACATCCGAAGAGATTAAGGTCTTCATTTTAAAACTTTTTTGTTTTGGTTTTTGGTTTTGATTCAGATACTTTCAATGTTTCTTTTGATTCATTGGCAGGGAGAACCGCTTCTTCTTTAGGTTCTTCTTCCTCTTTTGCTTTTTCTACCGGAGGAAGTTGGCCTTGGACCAGTTTACTCAAATACACATTGATTTCTGGATCATTGTCTGTTACGAGTTGCCAAAAAGAAAATCCACCTAAATCGTATTTTCTTAGAAGTGTCATTTTTTCTTCAAAGGCCCGGCGGTTCATATAAAAAGCAACTCGGTCACAACCACCACTCGTATACCAAAGAGAAGGATCTTCATACGCACGGTTTTTATGAATTTCCGAAAACTTAGATAAGTTTCTCCAACTTGCTACTTTGTTTTCTTCATTTAAGATTCGATTGATATCAGTCGGTTGGCGATTTTTATGTGTCCCTGCTTTGATCCTTTGGGCATCAGAATGATAGATGGCTTTGGCAGATGCCTTACAATTCAAAGCCCAATCATATCCGTAAGTGGGGATTGCCATATAAAGTTTATGTGTTGGCACTCTTTTTTTCGCATAAGTGATAATGTCTTTTAGCCAAACATTGGGTGCTTGGGGGCCTGGCCCTGGGTTATGGTACTTTCTTGGATGGAGTTCGTAAGCCATAATTTTCACTCGGTCTGCGTGTTTGGCAAGGAAGGCATAGTCGTGGGTGGTAGGCCCTCTCCAATTTTCACGGAAGTCTAGTGCGATCGGTTTCGATAGACCACGGCATTGGAGTTCCTTCTTTTTACTTTTTTCAGCGGGAGTTTTTGGGTGAACTGCCACCGAAATGAGTTTTCCTTTTTTATGAACTTCACGAGCGAGTAAAACAAAGAACTCTTCAAACTTTTCTTTTTTATCGCAAGACATCCCTTCGTAATCGATATCAATCCCGTCATAACCATAGGTCATAATTTCGTTTACGATGACTTGGATGTGGTGGTCGCGGATGTCGTTACGTCCCCCCATCCCAATGTTTTCTTGGATTTTTTCTTTTGGATTTTCCCAACGAAAGATAGTCGGAATGATTTTTACTTTCGGATTGAGTGCACGAAGTTCCTGTACTCGTTCTTTTCTGGAAGAACTGGACCAACTAGAAATAAGTTCCCCATTATTGGAGAGCCCACCTTTCATGGTATAAATAAAAGGATGGATTTCATTGTAAAGGTGAACCGTTTTCTTCATGGCAGTCCAATCAGTGGACCAAGCAGAGGAACGGAAACTCACATTTTCGTCAGGAACAAAACCAGGAAGTTCCACAGATTCCTCTGGGTTCTCCGTAGTTGTTTGGTTTTCAGCGTTTTCCTTGGTTTCCATCTCCGATGGAGTTCCTAGAGAAGGAGTCGATGCTTCCACAACACTGGGATTTGCATTTCCGGCTTTTGCAGTGTCTTTTAAAACAAGAGCCGTTCCATCATTTTGGATTAAGTTCATTCCTAAATAAAAGGAGATGGTGGAAAGAAATACCCAAGAGGCAAATAAGAGAGTGTATTTAGCTGCATTCGACAGCGGACGTTTCGGTGTGGATGGGTTTTCTTTTTCGGACATAAATTACTTCTAGTATGATTATCGATCTTATAATAAAAAAAGAGTAGAGAATATTAAAAGAACTCACTATCTATTTCACATCCCATATTTTTTTAGCCAGGAATCTCTCCTAGTCGAAATTAATAAGAAAGGAAAAAGATAGTATGCATCTTCTCAAACAAAAACCGGTGATTCTTTATACGGTTCTTCTTAGTTTTTTTCTCACCTTTCTCCTTCTTGCCGAACTCACAGGTAGTAAATTATTTTTTGCCTTCGGGTTTACGATGACGATGGGGGTTATCCCTTTTCCTGTTACCTTTATCATCACAGATTTACTCAATGAATATTATGGTCGCAAAGTGGTTAGGGCTACTACCTTTCTTGGGATGGTGATGATTGGTTTTGCTTACCTCCTCATTGTGATCGATATCCAAATTCCCGCAAGCCCTGAGTCACCCATTGATGATGCCTCCTTTGAACGGGT contains:
- a CDS encoding L-threonylcarbamoyladenylate synthase, which gives rise to MKTLISSDVSLLANLIQEGKVVIFPTETVYGIGASTRSEEACLRVYEIKGRPRDNPLIAHFHSIEFIEEVCVLGELGRKLLEKFSPGPLTLILPKKDKSLFPKELDTLAVRIPKNPVIREWIRQTGGPVSAPSANLSGRPSLTKLTDVVRYFEGKVDGILIAEEPSFGIESTVVSLVGEHPTLLRPGSIESEELKTILPNLIIPSPFETSPVLSVSHVPLSPGTKYKHYAPSAQVVLASREEFIHSLEVGFDPKETAWIGFSFPEKIRKGNLFSKTNETVAKKREEHSEFDHFSLVSTNEEYASKLYAFFEACDLAKIQTIICEAPKLGRGWEGLRNRLEKASRRN
- a CDS encoding glycosyl hydrolase family 18 protein, producing the protein MSEKENPSTPKRPLSNAAKYTLLFASWVFLSTISFYLGMNLIQNDGTALVLKDTAKAGNANPSVVEASTPSLGTPSEMETKENAENQTTTENPEESVELPGFVPDENVSFRSSAWSTDWTAMKKTVHLYNEIHPFIYTMKGGLSNNGELISSWSSSSRKERVQELRALNPKVKIIPTIFRWENPKEKIQENIGMGGRNDIRDHHIQVIVNEIMTYGYDGIDIDYEGMSCDKKEKFEEFFVLLAREVHKKGKLISVAVHPKTPAEKSKKKELQCRGLSKPIALDFRENWRGPTTHDYAFLAKHADRVKIMAYELHPRKYHNPGPGPQAPNVWLKDIITYAKKRVPTHKLYMAIPTYGYDWALNCKASAKAIYHSDAQRIKAGTHKNRQPTDINRILNEENKVASWRNLSKFSEIHKNRAYEDPSLWYTSGGCDRVAFYMNRRAFEEKMTLLRKYDLGGFSFWQLVTDNDPEINVYLSKLVQGQLPPVEKAKEEEEPKEEAVLPANESKETLKVSESKPKTKTKKF